GTCCATGTTTTTTGGCCAGCCGCCGTAGTCGGACTGATACGAGAGAATATTTGCCGCGATCGTCTGCGCTTCCGCTGAGCCATACCACGGTTCCGGTTTCTCCAAAAAATCGTGCGTGCCTGCTGCCATGACGGCAGGTGCGAGCGCGAGTTGGAGAAGGAATCGACAGCGGAACAGACGAAGTGAGGTCATGATTGGAAACCAGATTGATGTTTCATTTCTTCTTCGTGACACCTTTGGCCTTCTCGAATTCGTCAACGGAGCGAGCAGCAGGGCTGCGATAAATAGCAGGTTGGTTTTCATATCGAATGAGGCGGAAGATTTGTCCCGCAGTCTATTTTGCGAGACGGACAAAGTTCCGAATGATGGTGCGCACATTGTCGCCGCTGCATTTGCGGTGGGCGATAGCGCGTTCCTGCCAGTAGGCGGCGGATGCGAGGACTTTGTGTGCGGCGAGAACCCGCAGCGCATCGGCGAATGTGCTCACGGGTTCAAAGTGGGCCGCCATCTTCATGAGCAGGGCTTGGACCTGCATGCCATCGCAGTTCCGGCCTTTCTGCGCGTTGGCGAGCCAGTAGTCGCCAGATTCGGTGATCTTCTTCTCCACGAGCGCTTTCACATCGGCCACAAGCTGCTCGTTGGGTGCCATAGCGGTTGTGGATTCAGGCTTGGCTGACGCGGCGGGCTTCGCGGCACGTGCTTTGTGCTCCAGGATTTGTTTCTCGGCGAGCAAGCGCTCACGCAGCAGCGCATATGGCACGTTTTGCAGCGTGACGTCTTGATCAATGGCGATGCTAGCGGCGGCACCGGAAGCGTGGCCGAGCATCATGAAGACGGGCTCCATGCGCACGGAGCCGTAGGCCACGTGCGAAACTGAGAGGCAGCTAATCGCCAGAAGATTGACGCATTCATCCGCTTTGGGTCGGAGTGAGCGGTAACTGATCGGAAATGCACTAAAACCGCCGACGAAAAAGCCGCGCTCACGATGCAGCAGGCCGGTTTCATCGACATAGAGCGTCACGCCGTGGGAATCGAGCGGATACGAGGCCAGCGCGACGCCATCCTCGGCGTGCGGACCTCCTTTGGCATCATGTTCGGTGACGACGTAGTCGCTGATCATGCGGCGTGCCTCGCGGACGTAGATTTGATGCGGAAAATGGCCGGTGTCGGTGAACTCGTCCTTCGCGAGTCCCCAGCGCTGCATTTCGGTGCGAACCTCGATGGGCAAACGCTCATCGTGTCCAAGGAACCAGAGCAGGCCGAGCGTGTAGTCTTTGTGGAGCTGGAAAAGCTGCTCGCGTTTCGCGTGGTCGCCCTCGGGCCACTCGTAGCTGGGGCCATAGACATCGCTGCCGAATTCGCTGCCGTTGTTGGAGTCGGTCTTGCGGTTCGGCACCAGATGGAAACTGATGCCCAGGTTACCACCCTTGCCACGCAGGCCGACGCCCGCGTGCTTGGCCGGCCCGGGCCTCACGTCCTTCATCGTGGCGATGTGGCGGGCGAGCAGTTCGTAGTCGAGCGGGTTGTAACTGGTGGGCTTTTCGATGGTCACGCGGTTTTCCGGCACATCGGTGAGGCAGACGCGGAAGTTGTAGCCCTGCACGCGATGATCGCCGCTGCCCTTGGGCGCTGGTGGTTTGGATGCCACGCGCGGCAGCAGCCCGCTCTTTGGATCACCCACGATCACATACGGACTGATCTTCGGGAATGGCGCGGGCGTGAAGGGGAACGTGCCGTTGAGCGTCTCGCCATACTTCGAGTTCGGC
Above is a genomic segment from Prosthecobacter sp. containing:
- a CDS encoding FAD-dependent oxidoreductase, which translates into the protein MKLLVFILFTSSAIAAELSTTDVCIYGGTSGGVIAAVEAARLGKKTVLIESTQRLGGMSSGGLGMTDNGSTETIGGLSREFYQRVYQFYLKPENWKFQKREDYLAWLPKIWGVDGPRMEEIKAQFLFEPRAAKAVFDEMVREAGVQVVFGERLDLQKGVVKDGQRIVKIVMESGREFAAKVFIDASYEGDLMAKAGVSYIVGREPNSKYGETLNGTFPFTPAPFPKISPYVIVGDPKSGLLPRVASKPPAPKGSGDHRVQGYNFRVCLTDVPENRVTIEKPTSYNPLDYELLARHIATMKDVRPGPAKHAGVGLRGKGGNLGISFHLVPNRKTDSNNGSEFGSDVYGPSYEWPEGDHAKREQLFQLHKDYTLGLLWFLGHDERLPIEVRTEMQRWGLAKDEFTDTGHFPHQIYVREARRMISDYVVTEHDAKGGPHAEDGVALASYPLDSHGVTLYVDETGLLHRERGFFVGGFSAFPISYRSLRPKADECVNLLAISCLSVSHVAYGSVRMEPVFMMLGHASGAAASIAIDQDVTLQNVPYALLRERLLAEKQILEHKARAAKPAASAKPESTTAMAPNEQLVADVKALVEKKITESGDYWLANAQKGRNCDGMQVQALLMKMAAHFEPVSTFADALRVLAAHKVLASAAYWQERAIAHRKCSGDNVRTIIRNFVRLAK